AAAAGGTCAACAACAAATTAAAGTGCAGTGCCTTAGGTCATGACTCCCAACATGGCTCCAACAACAATCGACAAAGCAAGCATGAAGCTCTTCCCGCCGCCAACTCTAGCGGCGGCACTGCCTTTGGTGGTGTTGGCATCGACGACGTTGATGGCTAGTTTCATCCCCTGGCTGCAGTGGTCGGACTTGGGGCAGATGAAGTAGCGGATGCCGGGGATGACGAGGGAGAAGTTGGTGGGGCTGGTTTGGTCGGAGCTGATGATGTTGTCAGTGTTGCAGTTTTTGTAGTCATTTGCCCTTACTTCGTCCACAGCATGGGTAATGGCCCAGAATTTGAACACTAATTAAACACCAAAACGAAGTCGTTTTGTCATTTAAAATCTACTACCACAGTTTCTAAAAATAGAGATTTTGGAAATATAACATGTTACattgttaaataaataaatatgagagACAAAGTGAAATGCAGCTGAAATTGTATTAGCGAGTCGTTGAATGTAGTACtccatatcatatcatcattaGTATATTGTGCGGAGAAAaagttttgaaaaataaaaatagattgaTTTTGGTAGATATACTAAAATGGCTAGCTAATTTTTAGTACAGGAAATATGTTTCAAATTTTCAGGTTCACAACTTACTGTGATGGTATATAAAGTTAAATGAGTCGTACATAACCATTTTAATAGAAAACATCTTCATTTGGAACTTAAATGCCTAGATCGGATCAATATTAAATCATGAATTGttttatctaaattttggtCTGTTTTTTAAATTGGAatattaaatcatgaaattttattttttttcaattgtctCATTAATGCATAAATCAACGTCTTTTATTGAtgttaaaaatgataatattttaataaaattagaagggaaataaaaaaataaattaatataaaagaaaatatacttATTTTAATAGAACACTTTGTTTAAAAAGATAGTAACATTTTGCGCAGGGATGCGACAAGAGAAAATTAAAACttcttaatttaaatattcCATTTTCAAAGATCATGAGACATACTAGAATTTGAACAAAcctcataatttaaattaccATTATCCCAATAAATTACtccaactaattaaaataacacaTATTAGCTATTGATTGATGATTAAAAGAAAAGATTTTGCAAAAAACAAGATTCACAGCAGCCATTATTTGAAGGGATTAAACGCGATAATTTATCTATGATATCAAGAAAATATAGGAATgcatattaaaaaatatgtatattatcGCTCAATTTGAATAAATATGGCTGAGATAAAAAGAAGTAATAATTGATATATGAACAATAATATGCTCTGACATATTATATTAACAGATATGTTGTGAGATATCGTCTATATatgaaaacaaattaatttatgtgcacatacaaaatgaaaaaaaatttattttatagaaTATTGAAAAGTAGAGAATATGGATCATACCAAGGGAGTCACCAACATAAAAAATTTGGTCCTTTGACCACTTGACGTAGTTGACACCGGTATTCCAGCCGTCACCGTCGCCGACGAAGTGCGACACCGGCTGGTCCGGTGTCGGGCGCTGCGTCGCCGCTGGAGATATCACAACCACAAAGAGGAGGGCAATGGCTCTAcccattttcattttattatatgttTCTTTAGTACTACTAGTGCTATAATGTGATGAATAATACTGTTTTCAGAGCTCAAATGTTCTATATATAGAATAATTGAGGAACAATGAAGTCTTATTAAGATATGATAATTAATCTAATATTTCACACTCACACTTAGTcacataattaattttgatatttatttaaaGAAAGCTACATATGTATGGATGACCataaaattttacaaaaatattaataataaattaatatcttattaatattaaaatctATTTACAGTTTTTCTACTTATTTTCTGAATAGATTATTTGACATCAATAAAAAGGTATAATAGTCAAATGTCTAACTCAAATTTCACAcagtatataatttatttattttatccttTTGCCCCCCCAAAATAATTTTCTCAATCCGACTGTGTTTAAGAGCATAATTAGGTGAGTGAATTCGAAATCACATGAATGTTTGATCATATGAGAAAATGTCTATTTACTTTTGGGGATAAATGAGCAATGTGTGCATGCAACATACAAAATTCATTTGTTTAACTTGTATGTTTGTGTACTTCATCCATTACGAATTGTTTGACTGTCTCAGGGTTGTTGAAAAATATAATCTTCATGAATTTTGTTTTctgtatttttatttgaaatgattttGATAAGTTCCAGCTACTTATAAGCTGTTGTTTCAAATTGTAAATATAAGTTACTACGACTTACTATAAGCTATTGTATCCTACTTATAAGTTCTCTAGCGGAACCAAAAAAAGCTTAACAATTGGGCTGAAATCGGTAGAAATAGActgtttaatttaatttcaacaTACACCAAAAAATTGGTTTATAAAAATAAGATTTAGTAATATTTACTTTATCTACTTATTTCCCCCCACGACATGCTGCTTATACCTAATACACTTCCAACCGATGAATTTTCAATGTACATTAATTTATCAAATGCCCAATCACCTTATTCCTTATTTTCAGATCCAAGGTTTAGGTTTAAACTTTCACACGATAAaattatacttcatccgtccacgATTAGTAGTcctgtttttctattttactcTATCGCGAATAAAACTCCCAGTTTATTTTTACTACAAATGATAATAgtatctcacattccactaactcattttactcacaattcatttaaaattaatagatagtataagtgagactcaaatttcactaactttatccatctattttttttaacatttcataaaattcGCACACTGAAATAAAAAGATCAAACGGTTTGGACACTAACAATTTCCTGTTAGAACCCTTCAATTTGCAGATACATTGAACAAACATGCAAAAAGTCACTAACGAGCTGTTTATGCATCATCCAATTTGTATGCACACAACTAAACGTAATATtggtatagtattttttttttctccttcttccCCTTTTGTTGGTTTGTTGCTAGGCTGGAAAATCATGTGTTTCATATTGTTATCGTgctgacacgataacgacatgACTCATATAGACATGCGCATAACATGAACACGATAACAACGCAATTTAATTTGTGCTTACACAATAACCCGACAAAATCATAATGCGTTTATGTAATGTTCATATCATGTTCGAAATTGGCGGGCAAGTAGAAACTAGAAAGAAGGTTTATAAGGACATCCACATCCATGGCATGGTTATGGATGCCGCGCCGCAATTGGGCTGCGGATGGGGGGACATGGATGGAGGGGCATGAGCCAAGTGGGGAACAGGTTGGAGGATGCAAATGGGGGAGGGCAGCCGACTTGGTTGCGGGCACGGCTCAGCAGGCCATGCGCGTTGTGGGCGTCGATGCTGCGCTataacccatttttttttatttcaaattttaattaattcctcCGTATGCATCCATTCTACACAATTTTTATTCTACAGGACTCCTATCACTctcaaattttaattaggatttgtagtttttttatttttaagatttataattttaattttctattgaatttttcatgttatattttttcatcattttcaattaaataattaaaatactaaatcCAAGCCTCttagctcaactggttgagaagggaggcaaggatactGCTCATCCAGGAGGTCatgagttcgaatcctggatgacgcaacttgggattaatttcccctgtggGCATTTGGGCTTGGCAAGCTTGCAGACTCCGACCCGCTTGATGGCGAGAATTTAcgaaatttcaacacgaatacagGAAAGTGCaacgattttatttaaatagtaaaaagcatacataattaattttttttaaatacatagttaaaaaaatttacacCCCAATGCTTCGATAAAACGCAgcccccgtctcactcctcgtcatCCCATGAGCCAGCCCCGACGTCACTCCCGAGCaggggtggcatccccaaatcgcgcctcAGACTGTCGATGGCATCCTTCAACATCATTTTGTATAAGGGATCAGTCGGTGCATGTCACTTGTCCATGGTGTCTAGCAAGCTCAGCGTTTGCTGCATGCGAGCGAGATGGGAGAGCTTGGGATTGAGCTGGGAATGAGCTTCAGAATGGACCTCATGGGAC
This sequence is a window from Salvia splendens isolate huo1 chromosome 5, SspV2, whole genome shotgun sequence. Protein-coding genes within it:
- the LOC121803281 gene encoding blue copper protein-like, whose protein sequence is MKMGRAIALLFVVVISPAATQRPTPDQPVSHFVGDGDGWNTGVNYVKWSKDQIFYVGDSLVFKFWAITHAVDEVRANDYKNCNTDNIISSDQTSPTNFSLVIPGIRYFICPKSDHCSQGMKLAINVVDANTTKGSAAARVGGGKSFMLALSIVVGAMLGVMT